The following proteins are co-located in the Imtechella halotolerans genome:
- a CDS encoding acyl-CoA reductase produces MTLNHRKSAFITLGSFLKQFSTTEITKNNSVPYNDLFFDRFTSAIEQAGLYNGWFSRENILFACESWSDALSEENLSKWLNNYDFSAIVPKKVAIIMAGNIPLVGFHDFLSVLISGHEVIVKQSSNDTKLLPILAEYLQVVSACFEQKINFSSEKLPEFDAVIATGSDNTARYFEYYFGQKPHIIRRNRNSVAVLTGTETKEELEALGEDIFRYYGLGCRNVSKLFVPEGYDFDAFFKAIYSYHPIVNEDKYANNYDYNKAVYLMSLIPLLENGFLMLKEDTQYASPIATLFYESYNNLEELKERLMADSDKIQCIVGKNHFANQVSFGHTQKPQLWDYADGVDTLLFLTNLR; encoded by the coding sequence ATGACGTTAAACCATCGCAAATCGGCATTTATTACTCTAGGAAGCTTTCTAAAGCAATTCTCTACTACTGAAATAACCAAAAATAATTCAGTACCCTATAACGATCTTTTTTTTGACCGATTTACCAGTGCTATAGAACAAGCAGGGCTATACAATGGCTGGTTTTCTAGAGAAAATATACTATTTGCCTGTGAATCTTGGAGCGATGCGCTTTCAGAAGAGAACCTATCAAAATGGTTAAATAATTATGATTTTTCAGCAATTGTACCGAAAAAAGTTGCAATAATCATGGCAGGAAATATTCCACTGGTTGGGTTTCATGATTTCTTAAGTGTTCTAATTTCGGGACATGAAGTTATTGTAAAACAATCAAGTAATGACACAAAACTTTTACCCATATTAGCTGAATATCTTCAAGTAGTTTCCGCATGTTTTGAGCAAAAAATTAATTTCTCATCTGAAAAACTTCCGGAATTTGATGCAGTCATAGCCACAGGAAGTGATAATACTGCTCGTTATTTTGAATACTACTTTGGTCAAAAACCTCACATTATTCGAAGAAATCGTAATTCAGTTGCCGTTCTAACTGGTACTGAAACTAAAGAAGAATTGGAAGCTTTAGGAGAAGACATTTTTAGATATTACGGTCTAGGTTGTCGAAATGTATCAAAACTTTTTGTTCCTGAAGGGTATGATTTTGACGCCTTTTTTAAAGCTATATATTCATATCACCCCATTGTGAATGAGGATAAATATGCCAACAATTACGATTATAATAAAGCGGTTTATCTGATGAGTTTAATTCCATTATTAGAAAACGGTTTTCTTATGTTAAAAGAAGATACTCAGTATGCATCCCCTATTGCCACTCTTTTTTACGAATCTTATAACAATCTAGAAGAGCTTAAAGAAAGGCTTATGGCGGACTCCGATAAAATTCAATGCATTGTTGGAAAAAACCATTTCGCAAACCAAGTATCTTTTGGTCATACCCAAAAACCACAATTATGGGATTATGCAGATGGAGTAGACACACTTTTGTTTTTAACAAATTTAAGGTGA
- the serC gene encoding 3-phosphoserine/phosphohydroxythreonine transaminase, with protein sequence MKKHNFSAGPSILPQPVIHQSAQAILDFENMGLSIMEISHRDKKFVAVMEQARSLAIELLGLEGKGYQALFLQGGASMQFLSVAYNLLEKRAVYADTGTWSANAIKEARFLGDIDIISSSKDQNYNYIPKDIVVPQDADYFHFTSNNTIFGTQFKEVPSSEIPVVCDMSSDIFSREIDYSKIDLIYAGAQKNMGPAGTTLVVVKESILGKVSRAIPNILNYQSHIAKESMYHTPAVFAVYVSLLTMEWLKQLGGVAAIEKINKEKASLLYHEIDRNPLFKGFAATEDRSLMNATFNLTNEGQKDIFDTLWKEAGISGLNGHRSVGGYRASIYNAMPLESVKVLVDVMKEFERKA encoded by the coding sequence ATGAAAAAACACAATTTCAGTGCCGGACCGTCAATATTGCCGCAACCGGTCATTCACCAATCAGCGCAGGCTATTCTAGATTTCGAGAATATGGGGCTTTCCATAATGGAAATATCTCATAGAGATAAAAAGTTTGTAGCTGTTATGGAACAAGCCCGTTCATTAGCCATTGAATTATTAGGACTCGAAGGAAAGGGATACCAAGCCCTATTCCTTCAAGGAGGAGCCAGTATGCAATTCCTATCAGTTGCCTATAACTTATTGGAGAAAAGAGCTGTATATGCCGATACAGGTACTTGGTCTGCAAACGCTATTAAAGAAGCACGATTTTTAGGAGACATTGATATTATTTCTTCTTCAAAGGACCAAAACTACAATTATATCCCAAAAGACATTGTAGTTCCTCAAGATGCAGATTATTTCCATTTCACTTCGAACAACACTATTTTTGGAACACAATTCAAGGAGGTACCGTCTTCTGAAATTCCGGTAGTTTGTGATATGAGTTCAGATATTTTCTCACGAGAAATTGATTACTCAAAAATAGACTTAATCTATGCAGGTGCTCAAAAGAACATGGGACCTGCAGGAACCACTTTAGTCGTTGTGAAGGAATCCATTCTAGGAAAGGTATCTAGAGCTATTCCTAACATTCTTAATTATCAATCCCATATTGCCAAAGAAAGTATGTACCACACACCAGCTGTTTTTGCAGTGTATGTGTCTTTGTTAACTATGGAGTGGTTGAAACAACTAGGTGGAGTTGCAGCCATTGAGAAAATAAACAAGGAAAAAGCATCTCTTTTGTATCATGAAATCGATCGTAACCCTCTTTTTAAAGGGTTCGCAGCCACCGAAGACCGTTCACTTATGAACGCAACTTTTAACCTTACAAATGAAGGTCAAAAAGACATTTTTGATACGCTATGGAAAGAGGCAGGTATTAGCGGACTTAACGGACACCGCAGCGTAGGTGGATACCGCGCTTCCATATATAATGCCATGCCACTTGAAAGTGTAAAGGTATTGGTAGATGTCATGAAAGAGTTTGAACGTAAAGCGTAA
- a CDS encoding D-2-hydroxyacid dehydrogenase, which translates to MKILANDGISQSGIEALQAGGLEVITTKVAQEQLINYINTHEVDVLLVRSATKVRQDVIDACPSLKIIGRGGVGMDNIDVAYAKEKGLHVINTPAASSESVAELVFAHLFSGVRFLHDANRNMPLEGDSRFNELKKAYGAGVELRGKTLGILGIGRIGQATAKVALGLGMKVIAFDPFIEQTSISLDFFDGQSLTFTIQTTTKEEVLSKADFITLHVPAQKEYVIGQPEFELMKDGVGIVNAARGGVIDEVALLHAMDSKKVAFAGLDVFENEPSPAIQVLMHPNVSLTPHIGAATNEAQDRIGTELASQIISLLKTV; encoded by the coding sequence ATGAAAATATTAGCTAACGACGGAATATCACAAAGTGGAATTGAAGCTCTTCAAGCCGGCGGATTGGAAGTTATTACAACCAAAGTAGCACAAGAACAGTTAATTAACTACATAAACACACATGAGGTAGATGTTTTATTGGTACGCTCAGCAACCAAAGTTCGTCAAGACGTAATTGATGCATGCCCTTCTCTTAAAATAATAGGACGTGGTGGTGTTGGTATGGATAATATTGATGTAGCCTATGCAAAAGAAAAAGGATTACATGTAATCAATACACCTGCAGCTTCTTCTGAGTCAGTGGCCGAATTAGTTTTTGCTCATCTTTTCAGTGGTGTTCGCTTTCTGCATGATGCCAACCGTAATATGCCATTAGAAGGAGATTCTCGATTTAATGAATTAAAGAAAGCATATGGTGCTGGGGTAGAATTACGTGGAAAAACACTAGGAATCCTTGGTATTGGACGAATTGGGCAAGCCACAGCTAAAGTAGCATTAGGCTTGGGAATGAAGGTAATTGCATTTGATCCTTTTATTGAGCAAACAAGTATATCTTTAGACTTTTTCGATGGACAATCACTTACCTTTACTATTCAAACCACTACTAAAGAAGAAGTACTATCTAAAGCAGATTTCATTACTTTACACGTTCCTGCACAAAAGGAATATGTAATTGGTCAACCTGAATTTGAATTGATGAAAGACGGTGTTGGAATCGTAAATGCGGCCAGAGGTGGCGTAATTGACGAAGTAGCTTTACTTCATGCAATGGATAGCAAAAAAGTAGCTTTTGCAGGTCTGGACGTATTTGAAAATGAACCTTCTCCTGCTATTCAAGTATTAATGCATCCAAATGTATCACTAACACCTCATATCGGTGCGGCTACTAATGAAGCTCAAGACCGTATAGGTACAGAATTGGCTTCACAGATTATATCGTTATTGAAAACCGTATAA
- a CDS encoding DUF937 domain-containing protein, with translation MPDIFELLNSDLGKQLITKTGNEAGISSEQTSEVLSMALPALMGAMQQNATSAQGAQSLLGALTSKHDGSILDNLGDLFQGGVNSDVLQDGSGILGHILGGKQTAIENGISKKTGISSQQIAQILKIAAPILMGYLGKQAKEKNVSTTDGLGGLLEGLGGGSKGGSLLTSLLDADGDGSIIDDVAGMVLGGNNKKSTAGSLLGSLFKKK, from the coding sequence ATGCCAGATATTTTTGAATTATTAAACAGTGATTTAGGTAAACAATTAATTACCAAAACAGGAAATGAAGCAGGTATAAGTAGTGAACAGACCTCAGAGGTACTTTCAATGGCTTTACCTGCATTAATGGGAGCTATGCAACAAAATGCTACCAGTGCACAAGGAGCTCAAAGTCTATTAGGAGCACTTACTTCAAAGCATGATGGTAGTATTTTAGACAATTTAGGAGATCTTTTTCAAGGTGGAGTAAATTCAGATGTCCTACAAGATGGTTCTGGGATTTTAGGACATATACTTGGAGGTAAACAAACAGCTATTGAAAATGGAATTAGTAAAAAAACTGGAATAAGTTCACAGCAAATTGCTCAAATCCTAAAAATTGCTGCCCCAATCCTAATGGGATATTTAGGGAAACAAGCGAAAGAAAAAAACGTTTCAACCACAGATGGTTTGGGGGGATTACTAGAGGGTCTAGGCGGAGGCTCCAAAGGTGGAAGCCTTCTAACCTCCTTATTGGATGCCGATGGTGACGGTAGCATCATTGATGATGTAGCCGGTATGGTTCTTGGAGGAAACAATAAAAAAAGTACAGCAGGTTCTCTCCTTGGAAGTCTCTTTAAGAAAAAATAA
- a CDS encoding DUF6146 family protein — MKQCIFIVWLLILFSGCQSQRMVVSDAEKAAFETTNGDPVTIENEELEYEITIIDPGFYSWLYSIAHPRGYYSQSFLENRNRIMVMEWNQRVTQPQFYDSNLYEMQINYEQGVDYGYEVNYQLYNYLIYFQRKYNQRLGPWLPRI; from the coding sequence ATGAAACAGTGTATATTCATCGTATGGCTATTAATCCTTTTTTCTGGCTGTCAAAGCCAAAGAATGGTGGTATCAGATGCCGAGAAAGCGGCCTTTGAAACCACAAACGGTGACCCTGTAACTATTGAAAATGAAGAGCTTGAATATGAAATTACTATCATTGATCCAGGGTTTTACTCCTGGCTTTATAGTATTGCTCATCCAAGGGGATACTATTCACAATCATTTTTAGAAAATAGAAATCGTATTATGGTTATGGAATGGAATCAAAGGGTTACCCAACCTCAGTTTTATGATTCCAATTTATATGAAATGCAAATTAATTATGAACAAGGAGTAGATTACGGCTATGAGGTTAACTATCAGTTATACAACTATTTAATTTATTTTCAACGTAAATACAACCAACGTCTTGGCCCATGGCTCCCAAGAATCTAA